One genomic region from Streptomyces sp. NBC_00457 encodes:
- a CDS encoding ferredoxin reductase produces MTETFTPPTRFAVPGRIAVSDQAATVWQTATITEIRRETPHAATFRLAVPDWQGHLPGQHLMLRLTAGDGYAAQRHYSLASAPDDSGHIELTLDHVEGGEVSGWFHTVARPGDRLEVRGPLSGFFAWPGDRPALLIGAGSGVVPLMSMVRHHRARGLSVPLRLLVSVRSPEELIYGREYGAETTPVFTRSAPHGVPVGRMAAAHVAPLLADQPPGGWEAYVCGSNAFAEHASRLLVSAGQPVDRIRIERFG; encoded by the coding sequence GTGACTGAGACCTTCACTCCCCCGACGCGCTTCGCCGTGCCCGGGCGGATCGCCGTGAGCGACCAGGCCGCCACCGTGTGGCAGACCGCCACGATCACCGAGATCCGCCGCGAGACCCCGCACGCCGCCACCTTCCGGCTCGCCGTGCCCGACTGGCAGGGGCACCTGCCCGGCCAGCACCTGATGCTGCGGCTCACCGCCGGGGACGGCTACGCGGCCCAGCGCCACTACTCCCTCGCGTCCGCGCCCGACGACTCCGGGCATATCGAGCTGACCCTCGATCACGTCGAGGGCGGCGAGGTCTCGGGCTGGTTCCACACCGTGGCCCGGCCCGGTGACCGGCTCGAGGTGCGCGGGCCGCTCAGCGGCTTCTTCGCCTGGCCCGGCGACCGGCCCGCCCTGCTGATCGGCGCGGGGTCCGGCGTCGTACCGCTGATGTCGATGGTGCGGCACCACCGGGCGCGGGGCCTGTCCGTGCCGCTGCGACTGCTGGTGTCCGTGCGCAGTCCCGAGGAGCTGATCTACGGGCGGGAGTACGGCGCCGAGACGACGCCCGTGTTCACGCGGAGTGCGCCACACGGCGTGCCCGTGGGTCGTATGGCGGCCGCACATGTGGCCCCGCTCCTGGCCGACCAGCCTCCCGGTGGGTGGGAGGCCTATGTGTGCGGCTCCAACGCGTTCGCCGAGCACGCCTCACGGCTGCTCGTCTCAGCAGGCCAGCCGGTCGACCGCATCCGGATCGAGCGCTTCGGCTGA
- a CDS encoding MEDS domain-containing protein yields MTVVPALTTVGQMRHGDHLLLGYDTDEERETVLAAFLLDGLASGHRGLLLPPADIPAGVALSFLEMHGCRVDEEVAAGRLCVDGHLAGPEGLWDLDEVIRREARRAVGDGFLALRVGTEILRAQAGQGLKTLHDSELLLDPVFASLPVLGICQYDRRVFDEAELAPIAGLHHGRVGADEVWRDDLLSITRTFVPPGLALAGEIDDSNVTAVARALQAERARALARTAHGVRARLDLGGVHFIDVGALRLLVFCALDLSAAGGTLELSGVAPHIRRVMRVAGWDRVPGLRIEPQGEPP; encoded by the coding sequence ATGACCGTCGTGCCCGCTCTGACAACCGTGGGACAGATGCGCCACGGCGACCATCTGCTTCTCGGCTACGACACGGACGAGGAACGAGAGACCGTTCTCGCCGCGTTCCTGCTCGACGGCCTGGCCAGCGGCCACCGCGGGCTCCTGCTGCCGCCCGCGGACATCCCGGCCGGCGTCGCCCTGTCCTTCCTGGAGATGCACGGCTGCCGGGTCGACGAGGAGGTCGCGGCCGGCCGGCTCTGTGTCGACGGGCATCTCGCCGGGCCGGAGGGCCTGTGGGACCTCGACGAGGTGATCCGCCGCGAGGCACGCCGCGCCGTCGGCGACGGCTTCCTCGCCCTGCGTGTGGGCACCGAGATCCTGCGCGCCCAGGCCGGCCAGGGGCTCAAGACGCTGCACGACAGCGAGTTGCTGCTGGACCCCGTGTTCGCCTCGCTGCCCGTGCTCGGCATCTGCCAGTACGACCGCCGGGTCTTCGACGAGGCCGAACTCGCCCCGATCGCCGGACTGCACCACGGCCGGGTCGGCGCCGACGAGGTATGGCGCGACGACCTCCTGTCCATCACCCGCACCTTCGTCCCCCCTGGCCTCGCTCTCGCCGGTGAGATCGACGACTCGAACGTCACCGCCGTCGCCCGAGCCCTGCAGGCCGAACGGGCCCGCGCCCTGGCCCGCACCGCGCACGGCGTCCGCGCCCGGCTCGACCTCGGCGGCGTGCACTTCATCGACGTGGGTGCCCTGCGCCTGCTGGTGTTCTGCGCCCTCGACCTGTCCGCGGCCGGCGGCACCCTCGAACTGTCCGGCGTCGCCCCGCACATCCGCCGGGTGATGCGGGTGGCCGGCTGGGACCGCGTCCCCGGCCTGCGCATCGAACCCCAAGGAGAGCCGCCATGA
- a CDS encoding sensor histidine kinase, whose amino-acid sequence MTRTGFVHQALCYGSDQEFLTGTADFLRDGLDAGDVVLAVLSGHHIALLTEELGSKARDVEFADSRDWYDYPSRTLGRYHAYCRRQDKGRRVRVVGEPVWTGRTEFETQEWMRYESLVNVAFAASDHWLLCPYDTRTLTANVLATARRTHPELALGARSSEPSGDYADPADFSAQVTAERRPDPLPAGPDDIRFCRGRSAAVRRALAGYARRHGMSAQRTYDMVAAVHEAVVNAVRYGGGQGVVRLRSDPEHLVCEIRDAGAHASVPRPGFPGHLPPDARAAGGHGLWLVRQLSDLVAEDLDPAGSVLRLYFRRSGAVQPAAGSVNS is encoded by the coding sequence ATGACCCGCACGGGCTTCGTGCACCAGGCGCTGTGCTACGGCTCCGACCAGGAATTCCTCACGGGTACGGCCGACTTCCTCCGCGACGGCCTCGACGCCGGAGACGTCGTCCTGGCTGTACTGAGCGGGCATCACATCGCCCTGCTGACCGAGGAACTCGGCAGCAAGGCCAGGGACGTCGAGTTCGCCGACTCCCGCGACTGGTACGACTACCCCTCCCGCACCCTGGGCCGCTACCACGCCTACTGCCGCCGGCAGGACAAGGGCCGCCGCGTCCGTGTCGTCGGCGAACCCGTCTGGACGGGCCGCACCGAGTTCGAGACGCAGGAATGGATGCGCTACGAGTCCCTCGTGAACGTCGCCTTCGCCGCCTCCGACCACTGGCTCCTGTGCCCGTACGACACCCGCACCCTCACGGCGAACGTCCTGGCCACGGCACGACGGACCCATCCCGAACTCGCCCTGGGCGCCCGCTCGTCCGAGCCCAGCGGCGACTACGCGGACCCGGCGGACTTCTCCGCGCAGGTCACCGCAGAGCGCCGCCCGGACCCGTTGCCCGCCGGACCGGACGACATCCGCTTCTGCCGCGGCCGTTCGGCGGCCGTCCGCCGTGCCCTCGCCGGGTACGCCCGCCGCCACGGCATGTCCGCGCAACGGACGTACGACATGGTGGCGGCGGTGCACGAGGCCGTGGTCAACGCGGTGCGCTACGGCGGTGGGCAGGGCGTGGTCCGGCTGCGCAGCGACCCCGAGCACCTCGTCTGTGAGATCCGCGACGCCGGCGCCCACGCGTCGGTGCCCCGCCCCGGGTTCCCCGGCCACCTGCCGCCCGACGCGCGCGCCGCAGGGGGCCACGGTCTGTGGCTGGTACGGCAGTTGAGCGACCTGGTCGCCGAGGACCTGGACCCGGCGGGCTCCGTGCTCCGGCTCTACTTCCGGCGTTCCGGTGCTGTTCAGCCCGCCGCGGGCAGCGTGAACTCGTAG
- a CDS encoding sulfite oxidase-like oxidoreductase — protein MNVTRGFTGRPRVDDPGLPPGQYDAGDDWPVLSAEVTPELAPADWTFRVDGLVEEPRTWNWEQAHELPASAYEGDIHCVTSWSKFGVRFGGVSLDAFLNMVRPHVAATHAVAYSHTGYTTNLPLADLTGGRAWIAWEYDGQPLAPEHGGPARLLVPHLYFWKSAKWIAGIRLLDHDEPGFWEQNGYHARGNPWEEQRYSGD, from the coding sequence ATGAATGTCACCCGAGGCTTCACCGGACGCCCGCGCGTCGACGACCCGGGGCTCCCGCCCGGCCAGTACGACGCGGGCGACGACTGGCCCGTCCTGTCCGCGGAGGTCACTCCCGAACTGGCGCCCGCCGACTGGACCTTCCGTGTCGACGGCCTGGTGGAGGAGCCCCGCACCTGGAACTGGGAGCAGGCGCACGAGCTGCCGGCCTCGGCGTACGAGGGTGACATCCACTGTGTGACGAGCTGGTCGAAGTTCGGCGTGCGCTTCGGCGGCGTCTCGCTGGACGCCTTCCTCAATATGGTGCGCCCGCATGTGGCCGCCACACATGCCGTCGCCTACTCGCACACCGGATACACCACGAACCTGCCGCTCGCGGACCTGACCGGCGGACGGGCCTGGATCGCCTGGGAGTACGACGGTCAGCCCCTCGCGCCCGAGCACGGTGGTCCCGCACGCCTGCTGGTGCCGCATCTGTACTTCTGGAAGAGCGCCAAGTGGATCGCGGGCATCCGGCTCCTCGACCACGACGAGCCGGGCTTCTGGGAACAGAACGGCTACCACGCCCGCGGCAACCCCTGGGAGGAGCAGCGGTACTCCGGTGACTGA
- a CDS encoding acetylxylan esterase encodes MALFDLSLEELRAYRSSSVEPEDFDAFWSKTLQETREHDLDARFEPVDTGLTTVRVYDVTFAGFGGHPVKGWLTVPAGADAPVPVVVEFVGYGGGRGLPHEHLLWASTGRAHFVMDTRGQGSAWGAGGGTADPVAGAPAYPGFMTRGIDAPENYYYRRVFTDGVRAVEAARAHPLTDPARTVAVGASQGGGITLAVGGLVPDLVAVAPDVPFLCDFPRATTLTDRNPYREIGNYLKTHRGRGADVLRTLSYFDAVHFAPRGSAPALFSAALEDQTCPPSTVFAAFNAWAHEDKAIEVYDFNDHEGGGPYQQAAQLTWLRSYA; translated from the coding sequence ATGGCCCTGTTCGACCTCTCCCTGGAGGAGCTCCGTGCCTACCGCAGCTCCTCCGTGGAGCCCGAGGACTTCGACGCGTTCTGGTCGAAGACCCTGCAGGAGACGCGCGAGCACGATCTGGACGCCCGCTTCGAGCCGGTCGACACGGGGCTGACGACGGTGCGGGTGTACGACGTGACGTTCGCCGGATTCGGCGGTCACCCGGTGAAGGGCTGGCTGACGGTACCCGCGGGAGCCGACGCGCCGGTGCCGGTGGTCGTGGAGTTCGTGGGCTACGGCGGCGGACGCGGTCTGCCGCACGAGCATCTGCTGTGGGCGTCCACGGGCCGGGCGCACTTCGTGATGGACACCCGCGGGCAGGGCAGCGCGTGGGGCGCCGGCGGGGGCACCGCGGACCCGGTGGCGGGCGCGCCCGCCTACCCGGGGTTCATGACACGCGGCATCGACGCGCCCGAGAACTACTACTACCGCCGTGTGTTCACGGACGGCGTGCGTGCCGTGGAGGCGGCCCGTGCGCACCCGCTGACCGACCCGGCGCGCACGGTCGCGGTGGGCGCCAGCCAGGGCGGCGGCATCACGCTCGCCGTCGGCGGGCTGGTCCCGGACCTCGTCGCGGTGGCGCCGGACGTGCCGTTCCTGTGCGACTTCCCGCGCGCGACGACCCTCACGGACCGCAACCCGTACCGCGAGATCGGCAACTACCTCAAGACGCACCGTGGCCGCGGCGCCGACGTCCTGCGCACGCTCTCCTACTTCGACGCCGTGCACTTCGCGCCCCGCGGCAGCGCTCCCGCCCTCTTCTCGGCGGCCCTCGAGGACCAGACGTGCCCGCCGTCCACCGTCTTCGCGGCCTTCAACGCCTGGGCGCACGAGGACAAGGCGATCGAGGTGTACGACTTCAACGACCACGAGGGCGGCGGGCCCTACCAGCAGGCGGCGCAGCTGACCTGGCTGCGGTCCTACGCCTGA
- a CDS encoding putative protein N(5)-glutamine methyltransferase, giving the protein MPPLSSLSSYDAVVPALRAAGCVFAEDEARLILGAARDTDELAAMVRRRADGLPLELVLGWAEFRGLRITVEPGVFVPRRRTEFLVEQALAQAPDASVVVDLCCGSGAVGAALAATLGQVDLHAADIDPAAVRCARRNIAPLGGHVHAGDLFEALPGELRGRVDILAANVPYVPTGEVALLPAEARDHEPLVALDGGADGLDVLRRVAADAPRWLAPGGCLLVETSEAQAPAAVDAFAEGGLTARLAVSEEWYANVVIGTL; this is encoded by the coding sequence ATGCCACCTCTTTCTTCCCTGTCCTCGTACGACGCCGTCGTCCCCGCCCTGCGCGCCGCGGGCTGCGTCTTCGCCGAGGACGAGGCCCGGTTGATCCTGGGCGCGGCCCGCGACACCGACGAACTGGCCGCCATGGTGCGCCGTCGCGCGGACGGCCTGCCCCTTGAACTCGTCCTCGGCTGGGCGGAGTTCCGCGGACTGCGGATCACGGTCGAACCCGGCGTCTTCGTGCCCCGCCGCCGTACCGAATTCCTCGTCGAACAGGCCCTGGCCCAGGCGCCGGACGCCTCCGTCGTCGTCGACCTGTGCTGCGGCTCCGGCGCGGTCGGCGCAGCCCTCGCCGCCACGCTCGGGCAAGTCGACCTGCACGCCGCCGACATCGACCCGGCGGCCGTGCGCTGCGCCCGCCGCAACATCGCCCCCCTCGGCGGACACGTGCACGCGGGCGACCTGTTCGAGGCGCTCCCAGGGGAACTGCGGGGCCGCGTCGACATCCTCGCGGCCAATGTGCCGTACGTCCCCACCGGCGAGGTCGCCCTGCTGCCCGCGGAGGCCCGCGACCACGAGCCGCTGGTCGCGCTCGACGGCGGCGCGGACGGACTGGACGTCCTGCGTCGTGTCGCCGCCGATGCGCCCCGATGGCTCGCGCCGGGCGGCTGTCTGCTGGTCGAGACGAGCGAGGCCCAGGCACCTGCGGCCGTCGACGCCTTCGCCGAGGGCGGTCTGACGGCCCGTCTGGCAGTGTCGGAGGAGTGGTACGCGAATGTCGTGATCGGCACTCTCTGA
- a CDS encoding serine hydrolase domain-containing protein, whose protein sequence is MPEHEPQVHGHCDARFTAVRTAFEENFRDRGELGAAVAVTVHGTTVVDLWGGWADAARTRAWERDTLVNVWSTTKGPVALCAHILADRGLLDLDAPVAAYWPEFAAAGKDKVLVRHLLSHRAGLSGLREPHSLEQLYDWEFTVGRLAATEPWWEPGTRSGYHAMTYGFLVGEVVRRVSGLLPGAFLEREVTGPLGIDFTVGLPEKEAGRVAELVHPPAASSSEQAAIFSQLRPEALASLANPLVGATEANTPAWRAAELPAVNGHGTARAVAALYGIFAGRGAHDGHRVLSPEAAERAREGQGRCRDLVLGAGFEQETEIGLGLWLSGPNGSYGPNPRAFGHDGFGGSCGLADPEAGVALGYVMNRMGPHIADDPRKMALIDALYSVL, encoded by the coding sequence ATGCCCGAGCACGAGCCACAGGTCCACGGTCACTGCGACGCCCGCTTCACGGCGGTGCGTACGGCATTCGAGGAGAACTTCCGGGACCGAGGCGAGCTGGGTGCCGCGGTCGCCGTCACGGTGCACGGAACGACGGTGGTGGACCTGTGGGGCGGCTGGGCCGACGCGGCCCGCACGCGCGCGTGGGAGCGCGACACGCTGGTCAACGTGTGGTCGACGACCAAGGGCCCGGTGGCGTTGTGCGCGCACATACTCGCCGACCGGGGGCTGCTCGACCTGGACGCACCGGTGGCCGCGTACTGGCCCGAGTTCGCGGCGGCCGGCAAGGACAAGGTCCTCGTACGGCATCTGCTGTCGCACCGCGCCGGTCTGTCCGGTCTGCGTGAGCCGCACTCGCTGGAGCAGTTGTACGACTGGGAGTTCACCGTCGGGCGGCTGGCGGCGACGGAGCCCTGGTGGGAGCCGGGGACCCGGTCCGGGTATCACGCGATGACGTACGGCTTCCTGGTGGGCGAGGTGGTGCGGCGCGTCTCGGGGCTGCTGCCCGGCGCGTTCCTGGAGCGGGAGGTGACCGGGCCGCTCGGCATCGACTTCACCGTCGGGCTGCCGGAGAAGGAGGCGGGCCGGGTGGCCGAGCTGGTGCATCCGCCGGCCGCGTCGAGCAGTGAACAGGCCGCGATCTTCAGCCAGTTGAGGCCGGAGGCGCTCGCCTCGCTGGCCAATCCCCTGGTCGGCGCGACCGAGGCCAACACGCCCGCGTGGCGGGCCGCGGAACTCCCCGCCGTGAACGGCCATGGCACCGCCCGCGCGGTCGCCGCCCTGTACGGGATCTTCGCGGGCCGGGGCGCGCACGACGGCCACCGCGTCCTGTCCCCCGAGGCGGCCGAGCGGGCGCGGGAGGGGCAGGGCAGGTGCCGGGATCTGGTGCTCGGCGCCGGGTTCGAGCAGGAGACCGAGATCGGGCTCGGTCTGTGGCTCAGTGGGCCGAACGGCTCGTACGGGCCGAACCCGCGGGCTTTCGGACATGACGGCTTCGGCGGCTCCTGCGGTCTCGCCGACCCGGAGGCGGGGGTGGCGCTGGGGTATGTGATGAACCGGATGGGGCCCCATATAGCCGACGACCCACGGAAGATGGCCCTGATCGACGCCCTGTACAGCGTGTTGTGA
- a CDS encoding Rv1733c family protein, whose product MRTRVRGWRWRPSPLRRRSDIVEAWTVVVVAVLLFVGAPLAGATAAWWAHGEARDTAAAQRAERRQVRAEVVGAVSGSLPTAQGGRTHTRQVTVRWTEPGQGERTARALVPPGSRPGQTVHVWFDSRGRSVAPPPDGFAVWQHTLAMGLCATGCAAGVVLLAHGVVRHVAMHHRLAEWEREWARTEPEWTRRWA is encoded by the coding sequence ATGCGAACGCGGGTGCGCGGCTGGCGCTGGCGGCCCAGCCCGCTGCGGCGCCGGTCGGACATCGTGGAGGCGTGGACGGTGGTGGTCGTCGCCGTCCTGCTGTTCGTGGGCGCACCGCTGGCCGGGGCCACCGCGGCATGGTGGGCTCACGGCGAGGCTCGGGACACGGCGGCGGCCCAGCGCGCCGAGCGCCGCCAGGTGCGGGCCGAGGTGGTCGGCGCCGTTTCCGGCTCATTGCCGACGGCGCAGGGCGGCCGGACGCACACGCGCCAGGTGACCGTGCGCTGGACGGAGCCGGGCCAGGGCGAGCGCACGGCCAGGGCGCTCGTGCCGCCGGGCAGCCGGCCGGGTCAGACGGTCCACGTGTGGTTCGACTCCCGGGGCCGCAGCGTCGCGCCGCCACCGGACGGCTTCGCGGTGTGGCAGCACACGCTCGCCATGGGCCTCTGCGCCACAGGCTGCGCGGCAGGCGTGGTGCTCCTCGCACATGGGGTCGTACGCCATGTGGCCATGCACCACCGGCTGGCCGAGTGGGAACGGGAGTGGGCCCGTACGGAACCGGAGTGGACACGTCGCTGGGCCTGA
- a CDS encoding MarR family winged helix-turn-helix transcriptional regulator, whose amino-acid sequence MTAFARRARASAGRMHPELSLVSYTLLGHLEESGGCRATDLAAHYALDKSTVSRQVAALERTELIERRLAPEDHRVQVLHLTDAGRNILTQVTESRRTALRERLADWPTDDLERFAAYLVRYNGWTGVGAEDR is encoded by the coding sequence ATGACCGCTTTCGCCCGCCGCGCACGGGCCTCGGCGGGCCGAATGCACCCCGAGTTGTCGCTGGTGTCGTACACCCTGCTGGGGCACCTGGAGGAGAGCGGCGGCTGCCGCGCCACCGACCTGGCCGCGCACTACGCCCTCGACAAGTCCACCGTCAGCCGCCAGGTCGCCGCGCTCGAGCGGACCGAACTCATCGAGCGCCGCCTCGCCCCGGAGGACCACCGCGTGCAGGTACTGCACCTGACGGACGCCGGCCGGAACATCCTCACCCAGGTCACCGAGAGCCGCCGGACGGCATTGCGGGAACGGCTCGCGGACTGGCCGACGGATGATCTGGAGCGGTTCGCCGCGTATCTCGTGCGCTACAACGGGTGGACCGGGGTGGGTGCCGAGGACCGCTGA
- a CDS encoding ATP-binding protein, with the protein MAASVQGGRTGNLPAEPNAFVGREAELADIAGLLGTERLVTLTGPGGVGKSRLALRAAHAARAGFAGGAWLVELSELRDPDLLVNAVAQATRSTEQTLRPLLETVCEHLAGAPLLLVLDTCEHVLDECARVVQELLARVARLRVLATSRQPLGVPGERLLTVAPLPLGEHDDAVALFTARAAAAVSSFVLTEANRPHVAAICARLDGIPLALEIAAVRLRGFPLDRLLEGLDSRFDLLVSPARPRLARHQTLRTAIGWSHELCTPLERLLWARLSVFAGGWDVEAAEFVCHGGPLDAEEILALLASLTEKSILTREGDGAAVRYRMLDTVRSFGAEWLAELGEEEALRRRHRDYYRWIARQGEAEWLGPGQRMWAERLSTEHGNVRLAMEECLAAPEPETALELAGTLWYFWFACGFTEEGRAYLERALSRTPGDGGPEHTLAIWAHRLVTVVPDDLEAAESVSAAYVWLAEERRLPVPALPLTGASLAVRGESARSAVLYGSAGRAPAGDGGAEFFQLLTLALQAYLLAGQAAFERCATVGERLRQDCAKRGELWMRAWGDFFVSLAGIGLGHADEAVGSAREALAAKWRVHDRLGAAAVADLLVAAQAARGEDELAARLLGISRRLWHTAGLPQLGSPDTTVFHREYERRLRATLGDARFTDAVRAGQELEPGAALRLALGGASEGPER; encoded by the coding sequence ATGGCGGCCTCTGTGCAGGGCGGCAGGACCGGCAACCTGCCCGCCGAGCCGAACGCGTTCGTCGGCCGCGAGGCCGAACTCGCCGACATCGCGGGGCTGTTGGGGACCGAGCGGCTGGTGACGCTCACTGGGCCCGGAGGGGTCGGCAAGTCCCGGCTCGCCCTGCGTGCCGCGCATGCCGCGCGCGCCGGATTTGCGGGCGGGGCGTGGCTGGTGGAGCTGTCGGAACTCCGGGATCCGGATCTGCTGGTGAACGCCGTGGCGCAGGCGACCCGGTCGACCGAACAGACACTGCGGCCACTGCTGGAAACGGTCTGCGAGCATCTCGCGGGGGCACCGCTGCTGCTCGTTCTGGACACCTGCGAGCACGTACTGGACGAGTGCGCGCGTGTCGTACAGGAACTCCTCGCACGCGTAGCGCGATTGCGGGTGCTGGCCACCAGCCGGCAGCCGCTGGGCGTGCCGGGAGAGCGACTGCTCACGGTGGCTCCGCTGCCGCTGGGCGAACACGACGACGCGGTGGCGCTGTTCACGGCTCGCGCGGCGGCCGCCGTGTCCTCATTCGTGCTCACCGAGGCCAACCGGCCGCACGTGGCCGCGATCTGTGCCCGCCTGGACGGGATTCCGCTGGCCCTGGAGATCGCCGCCGTACGCCTGCGCGGATTCCCGCTCGACCGGCTCCTGGAGGGTCTCGACTCCCGCTTCGACCTGCTCGTCTCCCCCGCGCGGCCGCGCCTGGCCCGGCACCAGACACTGCGCACGGCCATCGGCTGGAGCCACGAGCTGTGCACGCCGCTGGAACGGCTGCTGTGGGCACGGCTGTCGGTGTTCGCGGGCGGCTGGGACGTCGAGGCCGCCGAATTCGTGTGCCACGGCGGCCCGCTGGACGCCGAGGAGATCCTCGCACTGCTGGCCTCGCTCACCGAGAAGTCCATCCTGACCCGGGAGGGCGACGGGGCGGCGGTGCGCTACCGCATGCTGGACACGGTCCGTTCGTTCGGCGCCGAGTGGCTCGCGGAACTCGGTGAGGAGGAGGCGCTTCGGCGGCGCCACCGGGACTACTACCGCTGGATCGCCCGCCAGGGCGAGGCGGAGTGGCTCGGCCCCGGTCAGCGGATGTGGGCGGAGCGGCTGAGCACCGAGCACGGGAACGTGCGGCTGGCGATGGAGGAGTGTCTGGCCGCACCCGAACCCGAGACGGCGCTCGAACTGGCAGGCACCCTCTGGTACTTCTGGTTCGCCTGCGGTTTCACCGAGGAGGGACGCGCCTACCTGGAGCGGGCGCTGAGCCGCACCCCCGGCGACGGCGGACCCGAGCACACCCTCGCGATCTGGGCGCACCGGCTGGTCACCGTCGTCCCGGACGATCTGGAGGCCGCAGAGTCGGTGAGCGCCGCCTATGTGTGGCTCGCGGAGGAACGCCGACTGCCCGTGCCCGCCCTGCCGTTGACCGGCGCGAGCCTGGCCGTGCGGGGCGAGTCGGCACGCTCCGCGGTGCTGTACGGGAGCGCCGGGCGGGCGCCCGCGGGTGACGGCGGCGCCGAGTTCTTCCAGCTGCTGACGCTGGCCCTGCAGGCGTATCTACTTGCCGGACAGGCCGCGTTCGAGCGGTGCGCGACAGTCGGCGAGCGGCTGCGCCAGGACTGCGCCAAGCGGGGCGAACTGTGGATGCGGGCCTGGGGCGACTTCTTCGTCTCGCTGGCCGGAATCGGTCTCGGCCATGCGGACGAGGCGGTGGGCTCCGCCCGCGAGGCACTGGCCGCCAAGTGGCGCGTGCACGACCGGCTCGGCGCGGCCGCGGTGGCCGACCTCCTGGTCGCCGCTCAGGCCGCCCGCGGCGAGGACGAACTCGCCGCCCGCCTTCTCGGCATCAGCAGACGCCTCTGGCACACCGCCGGTCTGCCGCAGCTGGGCAGCCCCGACACCACCGTCTTCCACCGCGAGTACGAGCGCCGCCTGCGCGCGACCCTCGGCGACGCCCGCTTCACCGACGCGGTGCGCGCGGGCCAGGAGCTGGAGCCGGGCGCCGCGCTGAGGCTGGCGCTGGGGGGCGCGAGCGAGGGGCCGGAGCGGTGA
- a CDS encoding GntR family transcriptional regulator, with product MARTTHHDHPLTEGQPLYWRIATELLGELRDGTIPPGERLPGERQLAGHFGVSRETVRQALEVLRRGGLVATDRRGSHAALPGPPVGTPPSLAFPVGARTTDPAAVGRATVTWEAPPPEHATALGLAPHRPTLVHRYESATADGHGRRTAVTSFSAVALTEVEELGRYRDRADGAAAAQLRRVYDWMRQAGLTLHHRDSITRLPDTPSVRVTRQVCDQYARPLEITDLVVDAHQDALVYEFTLPAAG from the coding sequence ATGGCCCGCACCACCCACCATGACCATCCACTCACCGAAGGACAGCCCCTCTACTGGCGCATCGCGACGGAGTTGCTCGGCGAGCTGCGCGACGGCACCATCCCGCCCGGCGAACGGCTCCCCGGGGAGCGGCAGTTGGCCGGTCACTTCGGCGTCAGCAGGGAGACCGTACGGCAGGCGCTGGAGGTGCTCCGCCGGGGCGGCCTGGTCGCCACCGACCGCCGGGGCAGCCATGCGGCGCTGCCCGGCCCGCCGGTCGGGACCCCGCCCTCGCTCGCCTTCCCGGTCGGCGCCCGGACCACCGATCCGGCCGCCGTCGGCCGGGCCACCGTCACCTGGGAGGCTCCCCCGCCGGAACACGCCACGGCCCTGGGGCTCGCCCCGCACCGGCCGACGCTCGTCCACCGCTACGAGTCCGCCACCGCCGACGGCCACGGACGGCGTACGGCCGTGACGTCGTTCTCCGCCGTGGCCCTCACCGAGGTGGAGGAACTGGGCCGCTACCGCGACCGGGCCGACGGCGCCGCCGCGGCCCAGCTGAGGCGGGTCTACGACTGGATGCGCCAGGCGGGACTGACCCTGCACCACCGGGACTCCATCACCCGCCTCCCCGACACACCCTCGGTCCGGGTCACGCGGCAGGTGTGCGACCAGTACGCCCGGCCACTGGAGATCACCGACCTCGTCGTGGACGCCCACCAGGACGCCCTCGTCTACGAGTTCACGCTGCCCGCGGCGGGCTGA